In the Alistipes provencensis genome, TCATCACATGCAACCCCTTTTTGAGGTTCTCGATACGCAGCGTCTCGAGAAATCCAGTCATGGCGTATTTCGAGGCCGAATAGCCCGTGCGTCCGGGCAGTCCGTGCAGCCCCGCGACGGACGAAATGCCGACGATCGAGCCCTTCGACGCCTGAAGATACGGCAGCGCGTATTTGCAGCAGTTGACCGTGCCCCAGAAGTTGACGTCCATCAGTTTGTGCAGCACGCCGAGGTCCACGTCGTCGAAGATGGCGCGCATCGAGATACCCGCGTTGCAGATCAGCACGTCGATCCCCCCGAACTCACGGACGGCAGTGTCGATCAGCTCCTTGCACTCCGCAGGATCGGTCACGTCCACCCCGCAGTAGGCCGCCTGACCGCCTTTCGAGCGGATGTCGCCCGCCAGCAACTGCAATTTCTGGACGCTGCGCGCCCC is a window encoding:
- a CDS encoding SDR family oxidoreductase; this encodes MKTLANKVVIITGASSGIGEAMAKGYAAQGAKVVLGARSVQKLQLLAGDIRSKGGQAAYCGVDVTDPAECKELIDTAVREFGGIDVLICNAGISMRAIFDDVDLGVLHKLMDVNFWGTVNCCKYALPYLQASKGSIVGISSVAGLHGLPGRTGYSASKYAMTGFLETLRIENLKKGLHVMIACPGFTASNVRFSALTADGSQQGETPRDEAKMMTADEVARIVAKGILKRKRLCLMENEGRATHFVKKFAPAFLDRMFYLVMSKEPDSPLK